Part of the Desulfuromonas acetoxidans DSM 684 genome, GCGCATTGTTGGGAACCACCCGGTCGTACACATTCATGATGAACAGCGGTCCGGCAATGCCGAGGATGTTGATGACGGCTGTGGCCAGCAGCACATGTTTGTAGATCGGCCAGAAGCGCAGAATCGTGCCCCAAAACCACTGGCGCGTTGAAACCTGTTTCTTGTCGCCCACTCGCTTGTCCATCTTGCAGCGGACATGGGCAAAGATGCAATAGCCCGAATAGTCCTGTTGCAGCTCCTTTAGGGACAAGGTCCGACGTTGACCATCCAGTTCTGCAGGGATAATGGTCGCCTCGTCGCCATTCAGATCCGTCAGAATGCAGCTATTGTTGTCATGTAACAACAACAGACAGGGCAGCGTCAGCCGGGATAACGCTTTGAGTTGCGGACGGTGAAAGCTGCGTGCTGACAATCCCTGTTGCTCTGCAGCACGCAAGCAGGCGGCGATGGATGGCGCTCGTCGATCCGTTGGCAGCGATGATGTCAACACGTCCAGAGTCAGAGGTTGTCCGAGCATGGAGGATAATGTGCACAAGCTCAACAAGATCGGCGCTGTGGTATCGACGTTTGCCTGATCAAAACGATGAGGAATTTTGTCCTCTTTATTAACAGAACTATTTAACTTCATTTGTTTTTCAGCCATAAGCTCTACCTATTGCCAACTTTTGCTCATAAGAGAAAATTGATTTTATTGACGGCGTGACTTGGCAGGGCACGGAAACCTGTTAACTTTTATTGTAGAAGGTCAGAAGAAAAATACAAATAATCTTAAGTTTTTACATTATTTTAAAGGGAGGATGAGATGTTGACGGGAAATAAAAAACAATTGAGTTTGGGCGTGCTGTTTATTGGCGTTTTCTTATTCGTTGTTTCATCTGCCAGTGCAGAAACAACGTTGCAGGAAAGTGTCAGTTCAGCTCTGAAAACGAATCCACAACTACAAATCCTTCAACATAACCAGCGTGCTGTCGGTCACCAGGTCAATCAAGTGCGTTCCGGATATTTCCCACGTCTCGATCTGACCCTGGGCTATGGAACCGAAGCCCATGATGACGAAATAACCCGGGCTCGTGGTGATGATGACACGTTTCAGGACCGTGGTGAAGCGGCGTTACAACTGACTCAGCTTCTTTATGATGGTGGGGAAACGTCACGCCGGGTTGCTGCTGAAAAAGAGAAATTCGCTTCTGCACAGAAGCGTGTTCTGGATAATGCTGAAGCCATTGCTCTGGATGCTGTCATTGCTCACATGCAGGTCTATCGTCAGCAGGAGTTGGTGCAACTGGCTGAGAAAAATGTCAAAGACCATGAGGATATTATCGGCATGCTTGAGGAACTTCAGGAGGCCGGTGCCGGAAGTGTCGCCGATGTGGTTCAGGCCCAGGGGCGTCTGGCACGCTCACGTGCTTCTCTGGCAAACGCCCGGAGTGACTTGCGCCAAGCTCAAGCCAATTATCTGCGGGTTGTCGGTCATCCCCTTGATGAAGCGACCTTCAATACGTTGGTTGCTGCAGTTGCCCCTGCAACTCTGGAGCAGGCTCTGGAGCTGACCGAATGTGGTAATCCGAAAGTGTTGGCATTGAAGGCCAATATGCGCGAAGCCAACCAGCGCGTTGCTGTGGTTGGGTCCAAATTTTATCCCAAAACCCATTTGGAACTGCGCACCAGCTACGAGGAAGAGGTGGAAAGTTCTCAGACCTATGAGCGCAATCATCAGGCTATGGTCCGTCTACGCTGGAATCTGCTGAACGGTGGAGCGGATTATTATGAACGCAAGGCGGCAGCATCGCGGTTCTCGCAAACCTCGTCAGAGCATAGCAATCAACTTCTTGATGTTTTGGAAGAAACGCGCAACACTTGGGCGGAATATGAGGCTGCTCAGGAGAGCAAAGCGGCGTATTATGACGCCGTTGATTACAACAATAAGACCCTGGACAGCTATTTGAAACAATTCCGCGTTTCGCAACGGACATTGCTGGATGTGCTTGATGCGCGCAACGAATTGTATCAATCTTCGGGGCAATTGGTGACCAGCCGTGTCAATGAAGTGATCGCTGCTTATCGGTTACGGGCTCTTGCCGGTCAGCTTAACGAAACCTTAGAAATTCAGCCGCGGCTTTTCGAAGTCGCAATGTCAGAATAATTCTGGATAGTTGCATCCCCTGAGTATTTCTTCATAAATGCTCAGGGGATTTTTTTGCCCGTAATTTGGCATAAGTATACGGGAGATGGTGTTTTTTTGGATTGATGCTATACTTTATGACAAAGATGGTAATCAATTAAAATGCAAGTACGTTAACGTTATAAACGTTCAGGAGGATGTCATGGCTGACGAACTAAAACTGAAC contains:
- a CDS encoding TolC family outer membrane protein, whose product is MLTGNKKQLSLGVLFIGVFLFVVSSASAETTLQESVSSALKTNPQLQILQHNQRAVGHQVNQVRSGYFPRLDLTLGYGTEAHDDEITRARGDDDTFQDRGEAALQLTQLLYDGGETSRRVAAEKEKFASAQKRVLDNAEAIALDAVIAHMQVYRQQELVQLAEKNVKDHEDIIGMLEELQEAGAGSVADVVQAQGRLARSRASLANARSDLRQAQANYLRVVGHPLDEATFNTLVAAVAPATLEQALELTECGNPKVLALKANMREANQRVAVVGSKFYPKTHLELRTSYEEEVESSQTYERNHQAMVRLRWNLLNGGADYYERKAAASRFSQTSSEHSNQLLDVLEETRNTWAEYEAAQESKAAYYDAVDYNNKTLDSYLKQFRVSQRTLLDVLDARNELYQSSGQLVTSRVNEVIAAYRLRALAGQLNETLEIQPRLFEVAMSE